Within the Tenrec ecaudatus isolate mTenEca1 chromosome 7, mTenEca1.hap1, whole genome shotgun sequence genome, the region AACACCGCCGCCGGCCCGGTTCTCACCTGTAGGCTTGGGGCCTACCTCCATTGTGTAAATCAgatattttttttcctctctccagaTTGCACACATCTCCCGGTACACCGGGACCCCGGCACACGCCGGGATGATAAACGCGGCGACTgcggagggggggtggggaggtaagTTCTCGCGCGGCTATGAGATGCGGCAACCCTGACGTCACCCGTTGCCATGGAAGCATCAGCTAAAGAAAAGACCGGTGGTGCGAGGGGCTCATTGGTGACTGGCGCAGCTTCCAAGAGGACAAGGACGAGGGACGCTCCGCTGTCGCTGACCTGACCGCTACCAAGATGAGTGGCCTGGATGGAGGCAACAAGCACCCGGGCGATCTCGCCGCTACCCCTGACGATGCCGCGGGCAACCTGGACCCGCAACCCCGCCAGACGGTCCAAAGAGATACCGACATGGCACAGGTGACGGCCGACATGGCTGCAGTCACCTTGGAGATGCTTGCAGGTTCCATCGAGTATGGCTTCGCGCTCCGCTTTCGCCTTCCTATTACCTGCAACCAGGGTGCGGCCAAAGGTGTGCAAGATAAAGCGCCATCTCCCTCGGGACGCCCGAAAACGGCTTCTGCCGCCGCTGCGTCCGACCGCAGCCCGAAAAAGGGTCCTCTTGGTGGCGATCTGCGCAGCCCCGCAGGGGAGAAGGCCCCCGAAGCCTGTGGCGCAGTGGGGCTGGGGTCTCCGATGATGGCTGGAGCCAAGCCTAAGGAAATGACGAATAAAAAGGGCGCCACCTCCGAAGCCACGGAGAAGAAAGAGGTAGACGGGGCGGTGGAGGGAAAGAAGGTGTCCCCGGAGGAAAGAAAGGCAggaggggagatggaggaggagaaaggggccaGCGCCCCGATGGTCAATAACGGCGTGGAGTCTCTGGAGGCCATTGACCAGGAGCTGTCCAACGTGAACGCCCAGGCTGACCGCGCCTTCCATCAGCTGGAGCGTAAGTTTGGCAGGATGCGGAGACTCCACATGCAGCGCCGGAGCTTCATCATCCAGAACATCCCATCCTTCTGGGTTACTGCCTTTCGGAACCACCCCCAGCTGACTATGATGATCAGTGGCCAAGACGAAGACATGATGAAGTTCATGATCAATTTGGAGGTGGAAGAGCTTAAACAGCCCAGAACCGGCTGCAAATTCAAGTTCATCTTTCAGGGCAACCCCTACTTCCGAAATGAGGCCCTGGTCAAGGAGTATGAGCGCAGATCCTCCGGGCGGGTCGTGTGTCTTGCCACTCCTGTCAGATGGCACCGAATGGATGAGCCCCAATCCCACATCCATAGGAACCGGGAAGGAAACACCATCCACAGCTTCTTCACCTGGTTCTCCGACAACAGCCTCCAAGAATTCGACAAGATCGCTGAGATTATCAAAGAGGACCTGTGGCCCAACCCCCTGCAGTACTACCTGATGGGTGAAGCCGCCCGCCGAGGAATGCAGGACCCCGGGAGGCAGCCACCTGAGAATCCCCAGTCCTTCAGATTCCAGTCCGGCTAACTCCTGCCCTTGTGAGAAGCGTTTTGACAAGTCTCCTCACCTTTGCCTAGCCAACCGCATTGCCATCTTCTTTAAGCTTTCTCGTCCTTGTGCGCTGTCCGGTGGTTCTTCAGGACTGCCACCTCTGCGTCTAGACTCTGTGTCACCGCTCTCGGCCTTCCCTGCTTTTCTGCATCGTGTTACCTGTTTCAAACCTGTGGTCTACCACCACTCAGTGCCAAGCCCATGATGCTGTAGATATGCACTGCCACCCTCTGCCTGGCTTGAACCTGTGACTGACTGTGGTTTTCTCCCAGTTGGTGAATGTGGTTATCAAGTAGGAAGCGTGATTGATAGGTTTTTGCCAGCATCTAAGCCGACTTCATGCCTTATGCTAACTGTGCTCCTGCCACTCATGTACTCTCCAACGAGTTCTTGCAGGTCACCACTGCAAGAAGCTAATAGAAATGATGCCAGCCATCGACTGGGCTGAAATGGAACATTCCATGCCTCCATCAACTGTTGCCTCCCTTGGCTCATGCCATCTACTCTGCTGCTTAACTGGCGGCTGCTAGGCATGAATGAAGTAAACGACAAGTGTTCTGTGATATCAAATTGGTTATCCTGTGCCTCATGAGGTCACTGCATCGTGACCAGTTACTGGTGAGTCTATGAGGGCCTGTGCTATGGCCTCCCCTCACCTGCTCTTACCCTCTGGGTAAGCTTTGGCCAGGCCACCAAGTTCTGCCTCCTCAGTATGGTCTGTAGTCTCAGACTCCCAGGCAGTAGCCCCTCCTCCCCAatacccttctttctctttaatcTTAACTAATTAGTCCTAAGCCTACTCTGCCATTAGGGCAGGCTAAGTAGTCATATGtgaccagggggtgggggtggggtccctTTCAGCAGCCTGGCTTTCTGAGCCCCAGGTAAAgaaccaccccccctccccctcctggaccTATTCTGAACATGACAAAGGGTACCAGGAGGAGGAGGCTACCACCAAGAGAGGGGTTCCTGGCCTGTGGGGCCTGTTAGGCTGCTGCCCCTCTCTATTTAAAGCAGTTAGAGctcagaaacagaaaacaaaaccaacaaagcaGTCCTTTTGTTTGATTTGTTCCCCCTTGATTgtgcccagagggagaaagaggtacTATAAAAATATACTTTAGTTCTTACTACCCTCATCCCTCATaccccctcacccacacccccaaCCTTTGTACCCTTTTTCTTTAGCCAAGGCCTAAGAGTTCCAAAGGGAGACCTAGAGGTAAATTGCTAAGTCATGAGCAGTGTCCTTTTAGGCCACCTTTGACAACCCCACCCCTTTCCTTTATCCATGATGCCAAAATCTTCTGTTTCTGGAGCTTTCCTTTAAGAAACCTGGAAAGAAAGAACGGATTCACAGCAAGATTTGATTTAAGGCCAACAAAGCTAGATTCACTCCATTTTCCTAAAGATGAGGAACATTTATCTTGGGCCTTGGACTACTTAAAGGTATAAACCTCCACTCCCAGGCAACTTTGTGTTCTCTAAGCTCTGAAACAATACAAGCCCAGAAGCAGACCCCTGCCTGCAGGGGAGAAGGCTTAGAGAGCTTGCAGggccagtgggggagggaagacccCTGGGGCTGTTGTCCTAATGGGATGGGTGGGAGAATCTAAGGAGTTAGGGTGGAATAGGGTGCTTGGAAAAGGGTTTCCTCCAATGTACCCTAACTTCTTGGATTCACCAGTCGGTTTTTGTAAATAAAAGTGCaaatcttgatgttttctctttattGTTCTAGGAATTCGTTTTTATATGTAGTAGGTTAGTGGGAAGCACTCTTTATGTCACTGTTTTTGAGTAAAATCCTATTAATTCTTTACTCCATTTCTGTACCGTGGGAAAATTGAAGTTACAGACCTGCTTTTTGCTTAAAGTTGAGAATGTTTGCAAAAATACCAGTTTTGTTTTCCCTTGCAGTACGAAGACTTGTGTGACTCATCACTTACTTATCTGCTTCTTTTGGTCTCTGTTTAACTATAGCTCTAATATTAGAAATGTAACTCAAATAATGTGATCCTTGTAGACCCTGAAGAGTTTGGAAATTGTTGCTATGTCTCGTAATTGTAATCTCAAGaagaaatcatttttgtcttactTGATAATTTTTTGCCCACGTAAAAATATTGTACTCGATATGTTCCTAAACCAGTATAAGTACTTGTGAAATTACTGTTACATTAGATGAAATTTGTCTTCTCCCATGTACTTGAAGGAAAATAAAGTTTGTCACTCTGTTACATTTATTTTCAtcaaaaataaaagtgaaaattAAAATTGCCTGCTTTGTCTCAGTTATAAAATGCGGGGAAAACATTAAAGTCCACAAATGATCACAGGAAGCATTGTTcctaaggttaaaaaaaaataaaggtaaGAACCACAACACCTtcttaatgatttttttcttgttttttcttcctaaccctaacccaacttaATTATTTTGCTTAAAAATTATAGGTCCAAGTGTAATTATATAATCATGAACACAATATTTCCTATATAACCAGTGTGGGTTTTGGGTGGCAATTGAAGCCCCCCTGTACTGATTTAatcattttaaataaatactatttactttttttttcacattttattaggggctcatacaacttttatcacaatccatacatatacttacatcaattgcataaagcacatctgtacattctttgccctcatcaatttcaaagcatttgctctcttaaATACTATTTTCAGAGGAAATATTTTTCATGCCCAGTTTATGAATTTATATTAACCCTGTTCCTGTTCctctcattttcttctctttatGTGAACGCTACTACTCAAATTCTTTTCCTACAACAGTTCTTCAAATGAAAGAATAACACACAAAAGCAGGTGGGGGTGGTATCTAAAGATAATGTCTAGAGAAAGAGGGTGCTATCATTTTACGATAATCTTACTCTTCCTCAGCTATTATATGAAGGTTTGGAGACAAACAGTTCTGCATCTATAGTCTCTGAAAAAGAGAGGCCTATGGATGCGGTAATGTATATAAAAGTGACCAAGTATTTTTTGCCATCTGAACAATTTAGACATAAAATGTCCACAGCTACTGGTCTGAAAAAGAAGTTCATGTAAGCATGGGAGGGTGCTTTCAAAGGTTTGTGGAATTTGAAAATGTTAAtcgacttttccatgaactttttgaaagcccctAGTACAGTCACAAACGTGCTGGTACTTGCTGTACATCTCTGCAAATTCACTCGCTATGGTTTAATTACTAGAATGGGAGAGCACTAGTGCTATATAATGAGTTAGCCAtgggactgttaaccagaaagtcaggggttcaaacccaccaacaactGGATAGGAGAAAAGAAGGCTGTTTGTCTCCACGAAGATGGATAGTCTCAACACCCTAAGGAGCCATGACACCTCTACCTGAATCCTAAATTTCGCTTCCTGTGTTCATTTAGCTATCTCAATTCAGTGATTGATTTCTATATTGTCAGTCACCGCTGTCCCTTTTCTAAACTGCTCTGGACCAGAAAATGCCACTCTATTGTTGCTCTGGAAAATTTTTTTCTCAGCCTTGATCCCACCAAGAATATTTATTCCAATAGCATGGTGCCATTTTCATTTGTCACAGGAATATGGCTACTGTTCTGTTTGGTCTAATAAATGAGTCATTAAATTAGACTCATTTAGGCACCCCATAGGGTTCACTTACCACCCAATTCCTTCACTCCCAGGGCCTGCTTCCAAGCCTGCAACCCCTTTGTTATTCCCTCTCAGTCATGTTTCAGATCTCCAAACTCAGGAGGGTCTCCTGTCCTCTGAAAAGAGGCAATACTATTGTGGTCTGCAGAGGCTCTCTTGCCCTGTGAACAGTAGTGGCATATTTCTAAATAATTGGTCTGGTCTGCTCTCAAAAGGATTTCCTTGGGCTTCCTTTCGAAGCCTGAgcattcagttctggctagacaacTACAAAGAGCTCTTCTGAGCCTCCTTGCAGACCCTGCGCCCTGACCTCAGCTTAACCCTGCTCCTTCCTGCTTTAGCAGCAGCTTCATCGCCAGTTCACTCAAACAAGCTTCCGAAATGAAAAAATTTATGATTTCCAGCAAGAAGACATTTACCTATCTTTTTAATCACTACAGTTCTCACCCACGGAGTCACATTTCAAGACCAGCTATCTGATTGTGTTTCAGGTACACATTCCTCGTCTCCACAGTCACCTCGACAGAGCCGAGATGGGCCAGGCACTTGCACCTGCACTCTCATTTTACCTTTGTAATTTGATGGCACTTTTAATTTGTCCATTTCAATAGCTCAGACAGTAGAGGCTTTGGAAGTTGAATTGCCCAAGGTGAAAGCCACTTAGACTTAATTAAATTTTCTGATCTCAAACAAGGGCAACTTTTCTAATTATGTTACAACCCTTTGTACTAAGCTTGGCATTAAGAAAAACACTCCTGTTTACACAGGTGTGTCCAAgcactggtggcactgtcagataAACCCTGCTTCCCTCTGTTAATGCAGGTTTGGTGGTTCGATCCCATCAGCCATTCTGAGGGACACGTTTGTGGTTCTCTGCACccacaaagattcacagccttggaaaccagatTGAGCATCAACATGAGGAGGAGGCAGAATCAACATGATGTCAGTAAGTGTCCATTACACCGGTCTAATCCACAACCCAGGTGCGGGTGACACAGCACTGGGAACCTCCtgttctattgtgcatggggTTACCTTGAATCCGGGGCCCATGTGTCTGATGCTCCCAACAGCTTTCAAATCTCACgcttccctgggtggtgtaaGCAAAACATTCAGCAGGTTCTGTTGCTAACCAAAGgactggaggttcaaatccactcagagtaAGGCCTCACAGTGTTTCCAAAAAAAATCAGTCACCGGAAACTGtgaagtacagttctactctgacgtaCATGGGGTAGCCATGAGTCATCCTGTTTGGTGTCAATTACTTTTAAAATCACAAACCTCTGATCTTGTTTGAGATGCACACTCCTGGTTTTCAAAATCTTTCCAGTAGTTTAGACAGTTCAGACATAACAGGGTTATTTTTAACCCCCAAATGGCCTTTGAAAGAGGTGCTTCTTATCACTTGGTTCAATTAATATGAGATTAAGTTGGTACACTTACCACTTAAAACAGTTGATTTGAGATGCCATTGGCCAGGCATTTAAGACAGTAATTTATTCCTTCTCTTTATTAAACTTCATTAAACATTaccttcaagaaaatgcaaaggcCACAAATACTTCTAAAAAAAGTATAAAGTACTGTTTCTTTCAAATTTAACTTTTAAAGACTCTTTATTGTGATTTGGTTGAAGGCGGTTCTTTGTTCATTTGTCTGTCTGTCCTTcaataaatgttgcccttttgatcttaaatgattgACTGTTCTGACAGGGTGAGTTCATTCCAGACCTGAAAAGGGACGAAGGGCCACAGTCTTGGGTGTCCTAGCAGCTGATCAAATTCTGTTCTCTTGCACATTCTCAGACTCTCTCAGGACCTTCTGCAGTGGTCCTTTTCAGAACAGTTGGTAGTAGTAGCTGGGTGCCATCTGGTTCTGTGTTCTCTGGGTTGTGGAGACTAATGTGTGCAAGGTCCATTAGTCTATTGGACtcgttgtttcattttttttctggcaGATGAGACAGACCAATAGCAACTTAGATGGCTGGTCACCAGTTTTAAAAACCAAAGTAGCACTAGAACGTTGTCAATGTGAGCTATGTTACACCATCTGACCTTGTTGCCCCGTGGTCCTCAACCCTGAAGCCTAGCAACTCATTCTTTCAAGGtgttttggttatgtctaagaaggttTCATAACTTGGCCCCCTATATGCTTCACTACACGCATGGATCTAtgtgcagcaaaggtaaatacatatacacaaatatcctctgtcaaacctcTAGCTATTCTTGGTATACTCACTCCTACTTCCCAGTTCATGCGTTTTCAGAGTTGGTTTGCCTATCCAAGACTCTCCCAGTGTATACAGTGGTGCCTGGGGCGGGAAATGGATTGTCAAGCCTTCTGTGTGCTGTCCCTGTTGTCATTGTAAATTAAAAGCCAACTTCCCGGCATGCCCCTAAATTTCCATCTCGCAGTGGCTTTGCTCAGTGTCCAGTGCTCACCATCCTTTCTCCATGTTGGTTTTCTCTGCAGCAGTGACACAGATTTGGTACGTTCTCAAGGTGACAGTCTGAACCTGAATATGAGAAGCAGTAGGCCTGTTTAAGGACGACAACCTTATCTTGGATGGCCTCTAAACAGAGCAGTGTACATTCAAAGACTCCCATGATCCTTAAATATTTGTTTTACTTCTCCAGAGAAGTGTTAACGATATGTAGGGGCATGTCAAAAGGCATGGGCAATAGGGTTCCACTTCATGCATGCAATgatttattctaaacaaaatgtgtttaaacaggtTTACGAGTTCAGCTGATGACTGCAGACACGATCTGTCAGTAATACAACTGCCTTTTCTATGTCAGGCCACACACCTCACACGGCTCCTCTGACCACCTTGCAGACCCTTCTCCCTGCCTCCAGCTCAACCCCGCTCCTTCCCCGTGTGCAACAGCCTCATTTCCAGTGCACTCAAGCAAGCTTCTGGAAGTGAAATTTTATCACTTCAAACAAGAAGACTCACCTATATGCATAATCATTTCGTCCTCATCCCACGGAGTTACATTTCAAGCCTAGGATATCTGATTTTGTTTCAGGTACACACTCTTGAGCTCTACAATCTTCTCAACAGGGGCTAGACAGGTCAGGCAGTCGCACCTGGCCTCTCATTTGACTTTGGTAATTTGAtgatgttgttttgctttgtccatTTCAATCGTTCAGACAAGAGAGGCTTAGAAAGTTGAATTTCCCAAGCCACATAGACTTAATCAAATTTTCTGATTTCAAGCAAGGAGACCTTTTTAATTATGTCTCAACCATCTGAACTAAATTTGGCATAAACACATAACATCGCTATTTACACAAGGGTTTTCAGGCCCTGGTGATGCTACTGAGTAAGCATCAGACAGGTATGCTAACCCAAGATTGGCAATTCAAAGCCATCAGCGGCTCTGAGGGACTGCATTGAGGCAataaagggtcattatgaataGAAATAAActccatggctgtgggtttggcttgggtgCTTTTGTTCATATCCAATAGTTCACATTAATTTGTCCTGGTAGCACCACGGGGTAAGTATTAAACAGCTAAGtgtgaggtcggcagttcaaatccaccagccattcagacAGAAAATACAGTAtcgactcctataaagagtcacagcctcagaaaacctacaaCAGTCTCACTGTGAatcggaattgactcggtggcagtgggtatgGATCCCTCCAATGTCCTGGCACCAGCTAGTCTGCAGACAGAGATGAGCCTATCTGccactggaaagagttacagcctcagaaaccttatgttgtgtcactgtgagtcagcatcagcttgtTGGCTGTGCATGTGCGCCACATCGGTCCATCCACAATCCATTGTGGGATTGCATGGCACTGGAAAGGTTTTGTTCCACTGTGCATAGAATGGCCTTGAGTTAGAGGCCCAAGTTACTGACAACATTCAAGGCTCACAATTTTCTGGTGGGACGAACATTTAATAGGTTCTGCTGCTAACTTGAATATGGGAGACTGGAGTCTACTCAGaagggcctcagaagaaaggcctggcagtctgcttaaacaaacaaaaaccgaaCAAACTAAACAAACAGAGAGaattgttctcctgtggagcaaaatTTTACTCTGACATCCATGGGATAGCCACGAGTCACAGTCCACTGGATGTCAACTACTGTTTACAATCCAGGCCTCTGATATTGTTTCAGCACACATTCCTGAGCTTCACAATCTTTGCAACAGCCTAAGTGACTCGGATGCTTACAACTGAGGGTTATTTCAAATGCATACAGGGTCTTTCAAAGAGGTACTTATCACTTGGTGTATTTACTTAATACAAGACTCTGTACACTTACTAATTAAAAcacacctgaatttacatatataaTATTGATGTTTGCTgcaaatacaaataaaattaGTAGTCTATTCCATCAACGAAGGTACTAAATGAACCCAAAGACCTGTAAATGTTATTGTGTACTCATGAAATTTAGTTGATAAGAACTTTGAAGAACTGTTGGCATCTCTACTAACTTCAGGACAGTGATTCTGAGAGTGGATGATactgcctccctgggggacacaagAATGAtccgttggggtggggggaaggtgccaGGAAAGGAAGGGTGAAGACATGCTGCAAACGTTGTTTATCTGCAGTTTCTCCCggacaaaggagtcctggtgatgtagtagttATGAGGtgtttacacattggactgcaatccaaaaggtcagaaattagaaaccaccaaccactcataGGGAGAAAGACTAAAAGCCTGTAAAGACTTAGAGTTCTCCCCATTACCaattaagtggacagcaccaccctcccctgaagaagaattcacttcagaggacagcactgatgctacagctcaagaagaggggaagagggactggtctggtcagagcacacaggagccaaccagGGAGCATAGGGGGAAAAATAGAAAAGAGtgatgcacatcctggctcaccaagccctaaggacaatgttcctgctcagaaaagcaatgcaccgagatgaccacaggggccagaacaatgaagttcccagggatagatgtggtgccagagcatggcaccccatcagacttgactggcaAGTAACCGTGAAggaaaacagaccctgaactattcataagtttatgtgtgtatgtgtgtgtgttcttttttttttatgtgtataagagagagctttatatcaagaaggaattatgcatcaataaaacaatgTGTGTGttcttgtagctattgttttactttctgttgttgcttcatggtactcagtcttgtgatggcacatagcatgtctacctggaagggataggcggaataAGCCAGAAGAGAGGGCAACGGGATGACAGTTTCGGGGGACCTGGGGGTAgaggagttgggggaaaggaagagggtgttaacaagcccagggacaagggaataacaagtgatccaaaatcagagtCAAGGAGGGTCTGGGAGGTCTGTCAGGGCTGAATCAAGggcatgtaaccaagaggaattcctaaaacccaaatgaaggcagaatatgatagtgggacaagaggaaagtacaaagaaacagaggaaagaactaggaggcaaagggtagtcgtagagatttaaatacaggcatacaaAGATAAATATACTTAAATACAACAAGGGGGAAATAAagctatacatatatttataggtttagtattaaggaaacagatggacagtggacacctgctcaagtactccctcatcataagaacactttgttctaacaattcggcagtctgagatgctcacctgcctgacacGATAGCTGATGACaatgagtgcacaagcaaatgtgttgaagaaagctgatggtgcccggctaccaaaagatatagcacctgaagtcttaaagatctgaagataaacaagcagtcatctagctgagagacaacaaaacccacatggaagaagcacaccagcctgtcccaactcaattgctgaggacaaagtgggtacataagcaaaagttgtgaacaaagcttatggtgcccgtctatcaaatgatataagatcaggaatcttaaaggcttgaagacaatcaggtggccatctagctaagaaacaacaaagcccacacggaagaagcacaccagcctaccccaacacgaatgctgaagacaaagcgggtgcataggcaaatgcggtgaagaaagctgatggtgcccagttgtcaaaatacatACAATCTggagtcccataggctggaagataaacaaggggccatctacctgagaaacaacaaagcccacatggaaaatgcacaccagcctatgatatgacaaggtgtcgaagggatcaggtatcaggtatcaaagacccaaaaaaagaaaaaaatcatagcattgtgaatgagggggagtgcagagtagggacccagggcccatctgggggaaattggacatccccttgcagaagggctgtggggggggggggtgacgaaCCAATCAGagctcagtgtagcaatgatgaaatatgcaattttactctagttcttgaatgattcCTCCCcaacactataatgatcccaattctaccatatataaccggctggaccggaagatgtacactggcacagataggaactggaaatacagggcatccaggacagatgaacccctcagggtgtCTTGAGAGtgacgatattgggagggtagagggagggtgagggagaaagggggaacagatgacaaggtctacatataacctcctccctggaggacggacagtggaggactgggtgagggagatgtcggatggtgtaagatattataaaataataatgatttataaattatcaaaagttcagg harbors:
- the TSPYL4 gene encoding testis-specific Y-encoded-like protein 4 codes for the protein MSGLDGGNKHPGDLAATPDDAAGNLDPQPRQTVQRDTDMAQVTADMAAVTLEMLAGSIEYGFALRFRLPITCNQGAAKGVQDKAPSPSGRPKTASAAAASDRSPKKGPLGGDLRSPAGEKAPEACGAVGLGSPMMAGAKPKEMTNKKGATSEATEKKEVDGAVEGKKVSPEERKAGGEMEEEKGASAPMVNNGVESLEAIDQELSNVNAQADRAFHQLERKFGRMRRLHMQRRSFIIQNIPSFWVTAFRNHPQLTMMISGQDEDMMKFMINLEVEELKQPRTGCKFKFIFQGNPYFRNEALVKEYERRSSGRVVCLATPVRWHRMDEPQSHIHRNREGNTIHSFFTWFSDNSLQEFDKIAEIIKEDLWPNPLQYYLMGEAARRGMQDPGRQPPENPQSFRFQSG